Proteins encoded within one genomic window of Litorilinea aerophila:
- a CDS encoding polyamine aminopropyltransferase: MGRVSLSLALVSAAGLAYEIALTRLFSFLFQYHYAFLAVSLAVLGIGLGAAVGYGVMARSTPVSPTGVLLGLSLSLFLVAGLLLAWPWAGSVWPLALVGLVPFTGAGLFLALVFSRYSGQSGRLYGADLAGAALGLAGALTLLQWSGPEGLLFLLGAVLAVAALLFPRPPGMHPAPWSLPLAAAILAVAGVAVGLAHVTRGGPALDPARLVDAPRDKTLVTVLQDERLDAQVVYTAWSPFARVDVVEQRDPDIKFVFTDGGAGSAMIRFDGHLEAVAFLQEEPAFIPFAVVPPGHTLVVGAGAGKDILMALLAGATSITALEVNPAVVTATRHFAAFNGHILDHPDVSLVVGDARTFVQRSRQAFDLIYLNLVYTQAADPAGQALVENYVFTRQAFQTYLERLTPGGYLAVVSHNALEGSRAALTALAALDRMGVPPDRGLDHLALWMVPAADPTLRTSVLLVGKEPLSPAALATLTDEARQRQMQPLFAPGIYEVAFASLRQGMGLDQFIQADAPYDLGSTVDDRPFFFKLEPGLPPPIRQLLGVAGGLACTFLLAGLWLLQRSGRGVASLTSAALLGAGFMLVEIPLIQRFQLLLGQPILSLAVVLGTLLLAGGLGSGLSQRWHAGRLRAGMVAAALGCVAGGLLAAGLLPDLVQAVLHGPLALRLGVVILFTAPLGLAMGIPFPSLLRLVGQGARKDAAHVALLWGVNGAFSVVGSAVAVALAMTWGFGSALAAGAGLYAALALLAWRGLKSLT; this comes from the coding sequence ATGGGCCGTGTCTCCCTTTCCCTTGCCCTGGTTTCGGCAGCCGGGCTGGCCTACGAGATCGCCCTGACCCGGCTCTTTTCCTTTCTCTTTCAGTACCACTATGCCTTCCTGGCCGTCTCCCTGGCCGTGTTGGGCATTGGCTTGGGTGCAGCCGTTGGCTACGGAGTGATGGCCAGGTCCACGCCTGTGTCGCCGACGGGGGTCCTGCTGGGCCTTTCCTTGAGCCTTTTCCTGGTGGCTGGCCTCCTGTTGGCCTGGCCCTGGGCCGGATCGGTATGGCCCCTGGCCCTGGTGGGCCTGGTGCCCTTCACCGGCGCCGGCCTTTTCCTGGCTTTGGTATTCAGCCGCTACTCTGGCCAAAGCGGCCGCCTGTATGGCGCAGACCTGGCCGGCGCGGCCCTGGGGCTGGCCGGGGCCCTGACCCTGCTCCAATGGAGCGGCCCAGAGGGGCTTCTCTTCCTGCTGGGGGCGGTTCTGGCCGTAGCCGCCCTGCTGTTTCCCCGTCCGCCGGGTATGCATCCTGCCCCATGGTCTCTGCCCCTGGCAGCGGCGATATTGGCCGTGGCAGGGGTGGCCGTGGGCTTGGCCCATGTCACCCGGGGTGGGCCAGCCCTGGATCCGGCCCGCCTGGTGGACGCCCCCCGGGACAAGACCCTGGTGACCGTGCTGCAAGATGAGCGCCTGGACGCCCAGGTGGTGTACACCGCCTGGAGCCCCTTCGCCCGGGTCGATGTGGTGGAACAGCGGGATCCGGACATCAAGTTCGTCTTCACCGATGGCGGTGCGGGCAGCGCCATGATCCGTTTTGACGGCCACCTGGAAGCCGTGGCGTTTCTGCAGGAAGAGCCCGCCTTCATCCCCTTTGCCGTGGTCCCCCCGGGCCACACCCTGGTGGTGGGTGCAGGCGCGGGCAAGGACATCCTGATGGCCCTGCTGGCAGGGGCGACCTCCATCACGGCGCTGGAGGTGAACCCGGCCGTGGTCACGGCCACCCGTCACTTCGCTGCGTTCAACGGCCACATCCTGGATCATCCCGATGTTTCGCTGGTGGTGGGGGACGCCCGCACTTTTGTCCAGCGCAGCCGGCAAGCCTTTGACCTGATTTACCTGAATTTGGTCTACACCCAGGCTGCGGACCCGGCCGGCCAGGCCCTGGTGGAAAACTATGTGTTCACCCGGCAGGCCTTTCAGACCTATCTGGAGCGGCTGACGCCAGGCGGTTACCTGGCTGTGGTCTCCCACAACGCGCTGGAAGGCAGCCGCGCGGCCCTCACTGCGCTGGCCGCCCTGGACAGGATGGGCGTGCCCCCTGACCGGGGCCTGGATCACCTGGCCCTGTGGATGGTTCCGGCAGCGGATCCGACCCTGCGCACCAGTGTGCTACTGGTGGGTAAGGAGCCCCTGTCGCCGGCTGCCCTGGCCACCTTGACAGACGAAGCCCGGCAGCGGCAGATGCAGCCCCTCTTTGCACCCGGTATTTATGAAGTGGCCTTCGCCTCCCTTCGCCAGGGCATGGGGCTGGACCAGTTCATCCAGGCGGATGCACCCTATGACCTGGGGTCCACAGTAGACGATCGGCCCTTTTTCTTCAAATTGGAGCCCGGTCTGCCCCCGCCCATCCGCCAGCTTCTGGGGGTCGCCGGGGGATTGGCCTGCACCTTCCTGCTTGCTGGGCTCTGGCTGCTCCAGCGGAGTGGGCGTGGTGTGGCTTCTTTGACCAGTGCCGCGCTGCTCGGTGCCGGCTTCATGCTGGTGGAGATCCCCTTGATCCAGCGCTTTCAGCTGCTGTTGGGTCAGCCGATCCTCTCCCTGGCCGTGGTGTTGGGTACGCTGCTGTTGGCCGGTGGCCTGGGCAGCGGACTCAGCCAGCGTTGGCACGCGGGCCGGCTGCGGGCCGGGATGGTGGCCGCGGCCCTGGGATGTGTGGCCGGCGGGCTGCTGGCCGCAGGGCTGTTGCCCGATCTGGTTCAGGCTGTCTTGCATGGGCCGCTGGCCCTCCGGCTGGGGGTGGTCATCCTCTTCACCGCTCCCCTGGGCCTGGCCATGGGCATCCCCTTTCCCAGCCTGCTGCGACTGGTCGGCCAGGGGGCCAGGAAGGACGCCGCCCACGTGGCCCTGTTGTGGGGGGTCAACGGCGCCTTTTCGGTCGTAGGTTCGGCGGTGGCGGTAGCCCTGGCCATGACGTGGGGATTTGGCAGTGCACTGGCCGCCGGCGCCGGGCTCTATGCAGCCCTGGCCCTGCTAGCCTGGCGGGGCCTGAAATCCCTGACCTGA
- a CDS encoding ABC transporter permease subunit: MNWRAIWAIVRKDLKIVRQSKGVIIPLTVVPLILMVLVPALAASLPWLAQIPGNEQALRMERYIQQMPDNLRVPLLAYNETQRAVVLLVVYYLAPMYLVLPLMVASVVAADSFAGEKERKTLEALLYTPTTDRELFVAKLLAAWIPAVAIAWIGFALYSVVVNWAAWPAMQQIFFPNAMWWVLALWVAPAVAGMGLGFTVMISVQVETFQEAYQLGGVIVIPIIGLIVGQAAGLLYFSPIPVFILGIAFWTIDAGLIWFGGRSFQRSELAQQI; this comes from the coding sequence ATGAACTGGCGTGCCATCTGGGCCATTGTCCGCAAAGACCTGAAAATTGTCCGCCAGAGCAAAGGGGTGATCATCCCCCTGACCGTGGTGCCGTTGATCCTGATGGTGCTGGTGCCGGCCCTGGCGGCCTCCCTGCCCTGGCTGGCCCAGATTCCGGGCAATGAGCAGGCCTTGCGCATGGAGCGCTACATCCAACAGATGCCTGACAATTTGCGGGTGCCGCTGCTGGCCTACAATGAAACCCAGCGGGCGGTGGTCTTGCTGGTGGTCTACTATCTGGCGCCCATGTACCTGGTGTTACCCTTGATGGTGGCCAGCGTGGTGGCGGCCGACAGCTTTGCCGGCGAAAAGGAGCGCAAGACCCTGGAGGCCTTGCTCTATACGCCCACCACCGACCGGGAGCTCTTCGTGGCCAAGCTCTTGGCCGCCTGGATTCCGGCGGTGGCCATCGCCTGGATCGGGTTCGCCCTCTACAGCGTGGTGGTCAACTGGGCTGCCTGGCCCGCCATGCAGCAGATCTTTTTCCCCAACGCCATGTGGTGGGTGCTGGCCCTCTGGGTGGCGCCGGCCGTGGCCGGGATGGGCCTGGGCTTTACCGTCATGATCTCGGTGCAGGTGGAGACCTTTCAGGAGGCATACCAGTTGGGTGGCGTGATCGTCATCCCCATCATCGGCCTGATCGTGGGACAGGCCGCCGGCCTCCTCTATTTCAGCCCCATCCCAGTTTTCATCCTGGGCATCGCCTTTTGGACCATCGACGCGGGGTTGATCTGGTTTGGCGGCCGCTCGTTCCAGCGCAGCGAACTGGCCCAGCAGATTTAA
- a CDS encoding ABC transporter ATP-binding protein, whose product MTAVIIARQLSRRFGHTLAVDALTLDVRQGEIFGFLGHNGAGKTTTVRLLNGLLPPSAGQVKVLGLDPVAEGPALRRHTGVLTETTSLDERLSAWDNLTIYADLYAVPRRQVRARVEELLATFGLAGREHERVGSFSKGMKQRLALARALLHRPELLFLDEPAAGLDPVATRQLHELVLHLSRAEGCTVFLCTHNLAEAQKLCDRVAVLRQGRLLALGTPTELARQVVRGQRLEIETEAEALPTALAVLQGLPYVAEIHHNGDVLQLAGVERESVPGLVASLTREQVPIYRIMYQEPTLEDVYFALHDEAHGASEESP is encoded by the coding sequence ATGACCGCCGTCATTATCGCCCGACAGTTGAGCCGCCGCTTCGGCCACACCCTGGCCGTGGATGCCCTGACTCTGGACGTCCGGCAAGGCGAAATTTTTGGCTTCCTCGGCCACAACGGCGCGGGAAAGACCACCACCGTGCGCCTGTTGAACGGCCTGCTGCCTCCCAGCGCGGGCCAGGTGAAGGTGTTGGGCCTGGACCCCGTGGCCGAGGGGCCGGCCCTGCGCCGCCACACGGGCGTCCTCACCGAGACCACCTCCCTGGACGAACGCCTGAGCGCCTGGGACAACCTGACCATCTACGCGGATCTCTATGCCGTGCCCCGGCGCCAGGTTCGGGCGCGGGTGGAAGAGCTGCTGGCCACCTTTGGCCTGGCCGGCCGGGAGCATGAACGGGTGGGCAGCTTTAGCAAGGGTATGAAGCAGCGGCTGGCCCTGGCCCGGGCCCTGCTCCACCGGCCGGAGCTCCTCTTCCTGGACGAGCCGGCCGCCGGCCTGGATCCGGTGGCCACCCGCCAGCTCCACGAGTTGGTCCTCCACTTGAGCCGGGCGGAAGGGTGCACCGTCTTCCTCTGCACCCACAACCTGGCCGAAGCCCAGAAGCTCTGTGACCGGGTGGCAGTCCTGCGGCAGGGACGGCTGCTGGCCCTGGGGACGCCGACCGAACTGGCGCGCCAGGTGGTGCGTGGCCAGCGCCTGGAGATCGAAACCGAGGCGGAGGCCCTGCCCACGGCCCTGGCCGTCCTGCAGGGGCTGCCCTACGTGGCCGAGATCCACCACAACGGCGACGTGTTGCAGCTGGCCGGCGTGGAGCGGGAGTCGGTGCCCGGGCTGGTGGCCAGCCTGACCCGGGAGCAGGTGCCCATCTATCGCATCATGTACCAGGAGCCTACCCTGGAGGACGTCTACTTCGCCCTCCACGATGAGGCCCATGGGGCATCGGAGGAGTCGCCATGA
- a CDS encoding sodium:calcium antiporter: MIWVTFFVSAAIVVVAAQKLAQYGDVIAIRTRLGGMFIGTLLLAAATSLPELLTTISAINQTVPDLAAGNIFGSCMFNMFMLGVLDLVVRRGRILRVVLRNHAISGGLAVLLGSLSVFFILAKLPWAVGWIGLDSLTLIAVYVGGVWLLNSNNPGISAEAELDAGQAGLPSLTWSIAGFLVATGVLVVVTPWLVSSSKGIAEATGISTGFVGAALVAIVTSLPELVTTIAAARIGAFDLAIGNLFGSNCFNIFALGLTDFFYTQGTFLADIDSTMTLAAVLGVTLTALGLFGNVARIERRLLFIEVDALLIFVLYGLGMWLLYTRGLMA; encoded by the coding sequence ATGATCTGGGTAACCTTTTTTGTCAGCGCGGCCATCGTGGTGGTGGCCGCCCAGAAGCTGGCCCAATACGGGGATGTCATCGCCATCCGCACCCGCCTGGGGGGCATGTTCATCGGCACTTTGCTCCTGGCTGCGGCCACCTCCCTGCCGGAACTGCTGACGACCATCAGCGCCATCAACCAGACGGTGCCCGACCTGGCCGCGGGCAACATCTTCGGAAGCTGCATGTTTAACATGTTCATGTTGGGCGTCCTGGATCTGGTGGTGCGGCGGGGGCGTATCCTGCGCGTGGTACTGCGCAACCATGCCATCAGCGGTGGGTTGGCTGTTCTGCTGGGCAGCCTGTCGGTTTTCTTCATCCTGGCCAAGTTACCCTGGGCCGTGGGCTGGATTGGGCTGGATAGCCTCACCCTGATAGCGGTCTACGTGGGTGGCGTCTGGCTGCTCAACAGCAACAACCCGGGTATCAGCGCGGAGGCCGAACTGGACGCCGGTCAGGCCGGCCTGCCCAGCCTGACCTGGTCCATCGCAGGTTTTCTGGTGGCCACAGGCGTGTTGGTGGTGGTGACACCCTGGCTGGTGAGCAGCTCCAAGGGCATTGCCGAGGCCACGGGCATCAGCACCGGTTTCGTGGGTGCAGCCCTGGTGGCCATTGTGACCTCTCTGCCGGAGCTGGTGACTACCATCGCGGCCGCCCGCATCGGCGCCTTCGACCTGGCCATCGGCAACCTCTTCGGCAGCAACTGCTTCAACATTTTTGCCCTGGGGCTGACCGATTTCTTCTACACCCAGGGAACCTTTCTGGCGGATATCGATTCCACCATGACCCTGGCCGCGGTTTTGGGGGTGACCCTGACCGCCCTGGGGCTCTTCGGCAACGTGGCCCGCATCGAGCGCCGGCTCCTTTTTATCGAAGTGGACGCCCTGCTGATCTTTGTGCTTTACGGGTTGGGCATGTGGCTGCTCTACACCCGGGGGCTGATGGCGTAG
- a CDS encoding carbohydrate ABC transporter permease — protein sequence MVTAATAAPERPRRRSRRARREALIFYLCVAPWVIGFVAFTLGPMVASLYLSFTRWDMLSAPEWVGLRNYIKIFTDDPNFYQSLKVTTIFTLFSIPLRMITALFLAILLNEATWGVDFFRTVFYLPAVVASVAAAVLWTWILNPRFGPVNGALGLLGIQGPRWFSDPNYALWGLIIMSVWNVGGEMLIFLAGLKGIPRSLYEAAEIDGAGRLARFFRITLPMLSATTFFNFVMSVIGAFQSFDAAFVISTARAGTLGGPAKSTLLYMLNVYNEAFNIANMGYATALAWILFAIIFVLTLAIVRSSSLWVYYESERR from the coding sequence ATGGTAACTGCCGCCACAGCCGCGCCAGAGAGGCCGCGCCGTCGCAGCCGTCGGGCGCGGCGGGAGGCCCTCATCTTCTACCTGTGCGTGGCGCCCTGGGTAATTGGCTTTGTGGCCTTCACCCTGGGCCCCATGGTGGCTTCCCTCTACCTCAGCTTCACCCGCTGGGACATGCTCAGCGCGCCAGAGTGGGTGGGCCTGCGAAACTACATCAAGATCTTCACCGATGACCCCAACTTCTATCAGTCCCTCAAGGTGACCACCATCTTCACCCTCTTCAGCATCCCCCTGCGGATGATCACCGCCCTGTTCCTGGCCATCCTGCTCAACGAGGCCACCTGGGGGGTGGATTTCTTCCGCACGGTCTTCTATCTGCCGGCGGTGGTGGCCAGCGTGGCTGCCGCCGTCCTCTGGACCTGGATCTTGAACCCGCGCTTTGGCCCGGTGAACGGTGCCCTGGGGCTACTGGGCATCCAGGGGCCCCGCTGGTTCAGCGACCCCAACTACGCCCTCTGGGGGCTAATCATCATGAGCGTCTGGAACGTGGGCGGCGAGATGCTCATCTTCCTGGCCGGCCTGAAGGGCATTCCTCGCTCCCTCTACGAGGCCGCGGAGATCGACGGCGCCGGGCGCCTGGCCCGCTTCTTCCGCATCACCCTGCCCATGCTCAGCGCCACCACCTTCTTCAACTTTGTGATGTCCGTCATCGGCGCCTTTCAATCCTTCGATGCCGCCTTTGTCATCTCCACAGCCCGGGCCGGCACCCTGGGCGGCCCGGCCAAGTCCACCCTGCTCTACATGCTCAACGTCTACAACGAGGCCTTCAACATCGCCAACATGGGCTATGCCACCGCCCTGGCCTGGATCCTGTTCGCCATCATCTTTGTGCTGACCCTGGCCATCGTGCGCTCGTCCAGCCTCTGGGTCTACTACGAGTCGGAAAGGAGGTAG
- a CDS encoding NADP-dependent oxidoreductase, which translates to MAKMPRTGREVHLRSRPQGLPEESNFELVEVPVPTPGPGEVLVRNIYMSVDPYMRGRMREGPSYAAPWQVGEVMQGGCVGQVIQSNSPELQVGAYVLGNQGWREYFVARPDQLTPVEPGLAPIQAYLGVMGMPGMTAYVGLLDIGRPRPGETVFVSAAAGAVGSIVCQIAKIQGCRVVGSAGSDAKVAWLLNEAGVDSAFNYKTVADLSSELARRCPDGIDVYFDNVGGDHLEAALDHMNQHGRIVACGMISVYNATEPVCAPRNLFRVVGQRLTIQGFIVSDHWDRREAFLQDMSRWIQEGRVRWQETVVEGIENAPKAFIGLFQGENFGKMLVKIGPDPAV; encoded by the coding sequence ATGGCAAAGATGCCCCGGACCGGCCGAGAAGTGCACCTTCGTTCCCGGCCCCAGGGGCTGCCTGAGGAGTCCAACTTCGAACTGGTAGAAGTCCCGGTGCCAACGCCCGGCCCTGGGGAAGTGTTGGTGCGGAACATCTACATGTCGGTGGATCCGTACATGCGGGGACGGATGCGGGAAGGCCCCAGCTACGCCGCTCCCTGGCAGGTGGGCGAAGTGATGCAGGGCGGCTGCGTGGGCCAGGTGATCCAGTCCAACAGCCCGGAGCTTCAGGTGGGCGCCTACGTGTTGGGCAACCAGGGATGGCGGGAATATTTCGTCGCGCGCCCGGACCAGCTCACCCCCGTCGAGCCCGGCCTGGCGCCCATCCAGGCTTACCTGGGCGTGATGGGCATGCCGGGGATGACCGCCTACGTGGGCCTGCTGGATATTGGCCGTCCCCGCCCCGGGGAGACGGTCTTTGTGTCTGCAGCGGCGGGCGCCGTGGGTTCCATAGTCTGCCAGATTGCAAAGATCCAGGGCTGCCGGGTGGTGGGCAGCGCCGGCTCGGACGCGAAGGTGGCCTGGCTGCTCAACGAAGCTGGCGTGGACAGCGCCTTCAACTACAAGACCGTGGCGGATCTGTCGTCCGAATTGGCGCGGCGCTGCCCGGATGGGATCGACGTCTACTTCGACAATGTGGGGGGAGATCACCTGGAAGCGGCCCTGGATCACATGAACCAACACGGCCGCATCGTGGCATGTGGCATGATCTCGGTCTACAACGCCACCGAGCCGGTCTGCGCGCCCCGGAACCTCTTCCGGGTGGTGGGCCAGCGGCTGACCATCCAAGGGTTCATCGTCAGCGACCACTGGGACCGGCGGGAAGCGTTCCTGCAGGATATGTCCCGCTGGATTCAGGAGGGGCGTGTCCGCTGGCAGGAGACGGTGGTGGAGGGAATCGAGAACGCCCCCAAGGCCTTCATCGGCCTGTTCCAGGGCGAAAATTTCGGCAAGATGCTGGTCAAGATCGGGCCAGACCCCGCCGTATAG
- a CDS encoding carbohydrate ABC transporter permease: MATSTTTLSRTGAGRLPWWQSRRFQMWIHHGVVYLLLAVLSLLFIFPFFWMVTSALKPEHQIFIWPPQWLPDPIRWENFREALGNPLLPFDRFFINTMILEVGMISGRLLSCVLVAYGFARLQAPGKDFLFTVLLASLMLPSAVILIPRFILFSELGWINTYLPLIVPAWFGEAYAIFLMRQFFMTIPRELEEAALIDGANTLQIIGRIIVPLSLPVLAVITILSFKDIWNMFMDPLLYLNESTKYTIAVGLAYFNGQFNVQMNLLMAASVVTVLPVILVFFVAQRAFVEGIAMTGLKG; encoded by the coding sequence ATGGCCACGTCGACCACCACCCTCTCCCGGACCGGGGCCGGCCGCCTGCCCTGGTGGCAGTCTCGTCGTTTTCAGATGTGGATCCACCATGGGGTCGTCTACTTGCTGCTGGCTGTGCTGAGTCTCCTCTTCATCTTTCCCTTCTTTTGGATGGTGACCTCGGCCCTCAAGCCCGAACATCAGATCTTCATCTGGCCGCCCCAGTGGCTGCCGGATCCCATTCGCTGGGAGAACTTTCGGGAGGCCCTGGGCAATCCCCTCCTGCCTTTCGACCGCTTCTTCATCAACACCATGATCCTGGAAGTGGGGATGATCAGCGGACGGCTCCTTTCCTGCGTGCTGGTGGCGTACGGCTTTGCCCGGCTCCAGGCCCCGGGTAAGGACTTTCTCTTCACCGTGTTGCTGGCCTCGTTGATGCTCCCCAGCGCAGTGATCTTGATTCCCCGCTTCATCCTGTTCAGCGAGCTGGGCTGGATCAACACCTACTTGCCCCTGATCGTCCCTGCCTGGTTTGGCGAGGCCTACGCCATCTTCCTCATGCGCCAGTTTTTCATGACCATCCCCCGGGAGCTGGAAGAGGCAGCCCTGATCGACGGCGCCAACACCCTGCAAATCATCGGCCGGATCATCGTGCCCCTGAGCCTGCCGGTGCTGGCGGTGATCACCATTCTGAGTTTCAAGGACATCTGGAACATGTTCATGGATCCCCTGCTCTACCTCAACGAATCCACTAAATACACCATTGCGGTGGGGCTGGCCTACTTCAATGGCCAGTTCAACGTGCAGATGAACCTGCTGATGGCCGCCTCAGTGGTGACGGTGCTGCCGGTGATCCTGGTCTTTTTCGTGGCCCAACGGGCCTTCGTGGAAGGAATTGCCATGACGGGCCTGAAGGGCTGA
- the ppdK gene encoding pyruvate, phosphate dikinase, with translation MATAVAERQTGAEAAGTQAGKKWVYMFSELDEVEAYLQPKSWDDVKALLGGKGANLFEMTRLGIPVPPGFTVTTEACNAYLAHDHKFPPGMWEQEVEAMHRLEEVTGKRFGDPSNPLFVSCRSGAKFSMPGMMDTVLNIGLNDETAQGMIELTQDPRFVYDSYRRLVQMFGAVVLGVPDEPFEEVIAEVKKERGVRLDIELTAEEWQRITERFKGLVVAFAGREFPQDPYEQLELATRAVFNSWFGKRAVDYRNATGISHDLGTAVNIQMVVFGNMGENSGTGVAFTRNPITGAKELYGDYLINAQGEDVVAGIRTPQPISQLQQEMPEVYQQFLEIVEKLERHFRDMQDVEFTIERGKLWMLQTRDGKRTARAAIKIAVDMANEGLITREEALLRVQPNQVDMLLHPQFSAEVKQQAAAEGRLLVEKAVNASPGAAVGLAVFDADTAEKWGREGKPVIMIRPETKPDDVHGMIAAQGILTSRGGATSHAAVVARQFGKPAVCGAESLQINVEQRLFVVQTETATVEVREGDWLSIDGGTGEVFLGKLETQEPDFEREVELNTLLGWADEIRKLGVWANADYPKDAERARRYGAEGIGLCRTEHMFFEEERLPIVQEMIMARSKARRIAALEKLLPMQRADFEGIFRAMDGQPVIIRLLDPPLHEFLPSYDQLVQDLADLKVRLQHYHTLSEIDQALAEVRQKEDILSRVEALREANPMLGLRGDRLGVVMPEITEMQVRAILEAAVRVKREGVDVHPEIMIPLAGHVNELKRMREIVESVAKEVFGEMGNSVSYKFGTMIEVPRAALTADEMASEAEFFSFGTNDLTQTTFGISRDDAEAKFLIQYVEEGILPHNPFQQLDRSGVGKLIQMAVNMGRQARPDLHVGICGEHGGDPDSIEFCHLIGLDYVSCSPFRVPIARLAAAQAAIKNGQSQAGE, from the coding sequence ATGGCGACAGCTGTAGCAGAACGACAGACTGGTGCAGAAGCGGCTGGCACCCAGGCCGGCAAAAAATGGGTCTACATGTTCTCGGAGTTGGACGAGGTCGAGGCGTACCTGCAGCCCAAGAGCTGGGACGACGTGAAGGCGCTCCTGGGCGGCAAGGGCGCCAACCTGTTCGAGATGACCCGGCTGGGCATCCCCGTGCCGCCGGGCTTCACCGTCACCACCGAGGCCTGCAACGCCTACCTGGCCCACGACCACAAGTTTCCGCCGGGCATGTGGGAGCAGGAAGTGGAGGCCATGCATCGCCTGGAGGAAGTGACGGGCAAACGGTTCGGCGATCCCAGCAACCCCCTCTTCGTCTCCTGTCGGTCCGGCGCCAAATTCTCCATGCCGGGCATGATGGACACGGTGCTGAACATTGGCCTCAATGACGAGACGGCCCAGGGCATGATCGAGCTGACCCAGGATCCCCGCTTCGTCTACGACTCCTACCGCCGCCTGGTCCAGATGTTCGGCGCGGTGGTGCTGGGCGTGCCCGATGAACCCTTCGAAGAGGTCATCGCGGAAGTCAAAAAGGAGCGGGGTGTCCGCCTGGACATCGAGCTGACGGCCGAGGAATGGCAGCGCATCACCGAGCGCTTCAAGGGGCTGGTGGTGGCCTTCGCTGGCCGGGAATTCCCCCAGGACCCCTACGAGCAGTTGGAGCTGGCCACCCGGGCCGTCTTCAACAGCTGGTTCGGCAAGCGTGCGGTGGACTACCGCAACGCCACCGGCATCAGCCACGATCTGGGCACCGCAGTGAACATCCAGATGGTGGTCTTCGGCAACATGGGGGAGAACAGCGGCACCGGCGTCGCCTTCACCCGCAACCCCATCACCGGCGCCAAGGAGCTTTACGGCGACTACCTGATCAACGCCCAGGGCGAGGATGTGGTAGCCGGCATCCGTACCCCCCAGCCCATCAGCCAGCTCCAGCAGGAGATGCCCGAGGTCTACCAGCAGTTCCTGGAGATCGTGGAAAAGCTGGAACGCCACTTCCGGGACATGCAGGATGTGGAGTTCACCATCGAGCGGGGCAAGCTCTGGATGCTCCAGACCCGGGATGGCAAGCGTACAGCCCGGGCCGCCATCAAGATCGCGGTGGACATGGCCAACGAGGGGCTGATCACCCGGGAAGAGGCGCTCCTGCGGGTCCAGCCCAACCAGGTGGACATGCTGCTGCACCCCCAGTTCAGCGCCGAGGTGAAGCAGCAGGCGGCTGCAGAGGGGCGCCTGCTGGTAGAGAAGGCCGTCAACGCCAGCCCCGGCGCGGCCGTGGGCCTGGCCGTCTTCGATGCGGACACGGCCGAAAAGTGGGGCCGGGAAGGCAAGCCGGTCATCATGATTCGGCCGGAGACCAAGCCCGATGATGTCCACGGCATGATCGCGGCCCAGGGGATCCTGACCAGCCGGGGTGGCGCCACCAGCCACGCCGCGGTGGTGGCCCGCCAGTTCGGCAAGCCCGCCGTCTGCGGCGCCGAATCCCTCCAGATCAACGTGGAGCAGCGCCTCTTCGTGGTCCAGACCGAAACCGCCACCGTGGAGGTCCGGGAGGGCGACTGGCTGAGCATCGACGGCGGCACCGGCGAGGTCTTCCTGGGCAAGCTGGAGACCCAGGAGCCGGACTTCGAGCGGGAGGTGGAGCTGAACACCCTCCTGGGCTGGGCTGACGAGATCCGCAAGCTGGGCGTCTGGGCCAATGCCGACTACCCCAAAGACGCGGAGCGGGCCCGCCGCTACGGCGCCGAGGGCATCGGCCTCTGCCGCACCGAGCACATGTTCTTCGAAGAGGAGCGGCTGCCCATCGTCCAGGAGATGATCATGGCCCGCAGCAAGGCCCGGCGCATCGCCGCGCTGGAGAAGCTGCTGCCCATGCAGCGGGCTGATTTCGAGGGCATCTTCCGGGCCATGGACGGCCAGCCGGTGATCATCCGCCTGCTGGATCCGCCCCTGCACGAGTTCCTGCCCTCCTACGACCAGCTGGTGCAGGATCTGGCCGACCTGAAGGTGCGCCTGCAACACTACCACACCCTGAGCGAGATCGACCAGGCCCTGGCCGAAGTACGCCAGAAGGAGGACATCCTCAGCCGGGTGGAGGCCCTGCGGGAGGCCAACCCCATGCTGGGCCTGCGGGGTGACCGGCTGGGCGTGGTCATGCCCGAGATCACCGAAATGCAGGTGCGGGCCATCCTGGAGGCGGCCGTCCGGGTCAAGCGGGAAGGCGTGGATGTCCACCCGGAGATCATGATCCCCCTGGCCGGCCACGTCAACGAGCTGAAGCGCATGCGGGAGATCGTGGAGTCGGTGGCCAAGGAGGTCTTTGGGGAGATGGGCAACTCGGTGAGCTACAAGTTCGGCACCATGATCGAGGTGCCCCGGGCCGCCCTGACCGCGGACGAAATGGCCAGCGAGGCCGAGTTCTTCAGCTTCGGCACCAACGACCTGACCCAGACCACCTTTGGCATCAGCCGGGACGACGCCGAGGCCAAGTTCCTGATCCAGTACGTGGAGGAGGGCATCCTGCCCCACAACCCGTTCCAGCAGCTGGATCGCTCGGGCGTGGGCAAGCTGATCCAGATGGCCGTGAACATGGGCCGCCAGGCCCGCCCCGACCTCCACGTGGGCATCTGCGGCGAACATGGCGGCGACCCGGACAGCATCGAGTTCTGTCACCTGATCGGCCTGGACTACGTGAGCTGCAGCCCCTTCCGGGTTCCCATCGCCCGGCTGGCCGCTGCCCAGGCCGCCATCAAAAATGGTCAATCCCAGGCCGGGGAATGA